The proteins below come from a single Cylindrospermopsis raciborskii Cr2010 genomic window:
- the cysE gene encoding serine O-acetyltransferase has protein sequence MLSTLRDDFRIIFERDPAARNWLEVLFCYPGLQALIFHRIAHTLHTMGIPLIPRLISQIARFFTGVEIHPGAVIGKGVFIDHGMGVVIGETAIVGDYALIYQGVTLGGTGKQSGKRHPTLGENVVVGAGAKVLGNLQIGSNVRIGAGSVVLRDVPSNCTVVGIPGRIIYRSGVRIAPLEHNNLPDSEAEAIRALVNRIEMLEEEIKNLKDPIPSFPSYLKSPVLVGKLIADQESPREQKLCHIRDKAIQEFLDGAGI, from the coding sequence ATGCTATCTACACTGCGTGACGATTTTCGTATTATCTTTGAACGGGATCCAGCTGCTCGCAACTGGTTGGAAGTTTTATTTTGCTATCCGGGTTTACAAGCTCTCATCTTCCATAGAATAGCACATACCCTACATACCATGGGTATTCCCCTAATTCCCCGTCTCATTTCCCAGATAGCTAGATTTTTCACGGGTGTGGAAATACATCCAGGTGCGGTAATTGGTAAAGGAGTATTTATTGACCATGGTATGGGAGTGGTGATTGGAGAAACTGCCATTGTGGGTGATTATGCTCTTATATATCAGGGTGTAACCCTAGGTGGTACGGGTAAACAAAGCGGTAAACGTCACCCCACCCTGGGAGAAAACGTGGTTGTTGGTGCGGGTGCTAAGGTGTTAGGTAATCTCCAAATAGGTAGTAATGTTCGTATTGGTGCAGGTTCGGTAGTACTCAGGGATGTACCATCCAATTGTACTGTTGTTGGTATACCAGGGAGAATTATCTATCGTTCAGGGGTGCGTATTGCTCCCTTGGAACATAATAATCTACCTGATTCTGAAGCAGAAGCAATTCGAGCTTTAGTTAATCGTATTGAAATGCTAGAGGAAGAAATCAAAAATCTCAAAGACCCAATTCCATCTTTCCCTAGTTATCTGAAGAGCCCAGTTTTAGTGGGTAAACTAATAGCAGATCAAGAATCACCTAGGGAACAGAAACTCTGTCATATTCGCGATAAAGCCATACAAGAATTTTTGGATGGTGCGGGTATTTAG